Proteins encoded together in one Ogataea parapolymorpha DL-1 chromosome III, whole genome shotgun sequence window:
- a CDS encoding putative dihydrodipicolinate synthase yields the protein MRSLRPGILAPLPCFFNADETINYDQFVRHTLRLAEAGVMPVVSGSMGEAIHLEREERIQLINSARTALDEAGFASMPIMAGAGGLSTKQAVQYAKDAASAGADSVLVIPPGYYGLGEANLEAYYTTIADQSPIPVLIYNFPAVAGGIDMSSDLILRIAEKAPNVVGCKLTCASVAKLARVAQSPLGPRTTGIPFFALCGFIDFLLPGIIVGAQGAITGVPNFAPKTCQELWELCQQPLTPEILSQANKLHLLVSNADAAASSAGIPGMKALLHHLEGSEPYVRSPLLPASANAAEKLISNPAIVSILEHEKQLSSRR from the coding sequence ATGCGGTCGCTACGTCCTGGAATCCTTGCACCCTTGCCGTGTTTCTTCAACGCCGATGAGACAATCAACTACGACCAGTTTGTAAGACATACGCTGCGTCTTGCTGAGGCCGGCGTTATGCCTGTTGTTTCGGGGTCCATGGGGGAGGCCATCCACTTAGAAAGAGAGGAAAGGATTCAGTTGATCAACTCAGCAAGAACAGCACTGGACGAGGCTGGCTTTGCGTCCATGCCTATCATggctggagctggaggactGTCCACCAAACAGGCCGTCCAATATGCTAAGGACGCGGCTTCTGCTGGGGCTGACAGTGTTCTGGTGATTCCACCTGGATACTATGGATTAGGAGAAGCCAATTTGGAGGCATACTACACCACCATCGCAGACCAGAGCCCTATCCCCGTTCTGATCTACAACTTTCCTGCTGTTGCGGGTGGAATCGACATGTCCAGCGACCTTATTCTTAGAATTGCGGAAAAAGCACCCAATGTAGTGGGCTGCAAGCTGACCTGTGCTTCTGTTGCCAAGCTGGCCCGCGTTGCCCAGTCGCCGCTCGGTCCACGTACCACGGGCATTCCCTTTTTCGCCCTATGCGGGTTTATTGATTTTCTGCTACCAGGAATAATTGTCGGTGCACAGGGTGCAATCACCGGCGTCCCAAATTTTGCACCTAAAACTTGTCAGGAGCTGTGGGAGCTGTGTCAACAGCCACTGACTCCAGAAATTTTGAGCCAGGCCAACAAATTGCATCTGCTCGTGTCTAACGCCGATGCGGCGGCATCCAGCGCTGGCATTCCCGGCATGAAGGCTCTGCTCCACCATCTTGAAGGCTCTGAGCCATATGTCCGCAGTCCGCTGCTGCCTGCGTCGGCAAATGCCGCCGAAAAGCTTATCAGTAATCCTGCTATTGTCAGCATTTTGGAGCatgaaaaacagctcagCAGTCGTCGGTAA